Proteins from a single region of Chryseobacterium sp. W4I1:
- a CDS encoding T9SS type A sorting domain-containing protein, whose product MKKLYFFVLFLAHLSVIAQIVNIPDPVFKTNLLSGNASNEITQNLAGQWVNIDTNNDGEIQLSEAANIRSIKIYSSNASPYQISSIEGVKSFINLEYLDVSDSPNILSVDISGMLKIRLVSFENNTNMSAANFTGCPLLENINVSNANIVNLDISNLPKMNILTCTGGKVQSINYSGSTTMKFLLCSFNEISNIDVSSLSELYRFNISGNSLTNLDVSNLTKLEDLVCSSNQLTSINLQNTPKLKSLETSYNNLSTINLSQSPILNYLRMFNNQLTTIDLSAVPLLQTLFLNNNQLTSLDISHNTILNSINVPNNNLQSLFIKNGRLTIGNYQNNPNLSYICCDDSEINSIISQNATYGYNNVTVNSYCSFTPGGTFYTIKGHTKFDINGNGCDPADLNKAFQKFNIAGGGTTGSIIGDHSGDYSIPVPAGLHTLTPVLENPAYFSISPTSSTANFPAQASPLIGNFCISSNGSHPDLEMVIIPLNSAVPGFNSDYKIVFKNKGTTMQSGTVVFNFNDSLMDFINASTSPSSQSTGVLSWNFTNLLPFETREIKAKFELNTPTDIPPVNDGDILHYTAQINGSPDDTPADNIFTLNQTVINSLDPNDKTCLEGTMIAQGQVGDYIHYLIRFENNGTANARNIVIKDEIDAEKFDISTLIPLSGSHSFITRMTGTNKVEFIFENIQLPFDDANNDGYISFKIKTKSTLTIGDVFSNTANIYFDYNAPIITNTYTTTVRGVLATAEIKTGKENVSIYPNPVQDVLYIKSNDEIVKAEVYDAAGRILITTSVKGNTINVSELAKGNYIIKLFTKDKTMVQKFIKI is encoded by the coding sequence ATGAAAAAACTCTACTTTTTTGTGCTATTTCTGGCACACTTATCTGTCATAGCACAGATTGTCAACATTCCGGATCCGGTTTTTAAGACTAATCTGCTTTCTGGAAATGCGAGCAATGAAATTACACAGAACCTTGCCGGACAATGGGTAAATATAGATACCAATAATGATGGCGAAATACAGCTTTCCGAAGCTGCCAATATCCGGAGCATTAAGATTTACAGCTCAAATGCCAGCCCTTATCAGATTTCCTCCATAGAAGGTGTAAAATCATTTATCAATCTGGAATATCTGGATGTATCAGACTCCCCAAACATTCTGTCTGTTGACATTAGCGGCATGCTGAAAATCAGACTGGTAAGCTTTGAAAACAACACCAATATGTCTGCGGCTAATTTTACAGGCTGTCCATTACTGGAAAATATTAATGTATCAAATGCCAACATTGTTAATCTTGATATTTCCAATCTTCCGAAAATGAATATCCTAACCTGTACCGGAGGAAAAGTTCAGTCTATTAATTATTCAGGAAGTACAACAATGAAATTTTTGCTCTGTAGTTTTAATGAAATATCCAATATTGATGTAAGTTCACTATCAGAACTCTATCGATTTAATATTTCCGGAAACTCTCTTACAAATCTCGATGTCAGTAACTTAACGAAACTTGAAGACCTGGTATGTTCAAGCAATCAGCTGACATCGATCAATCTTCAGAATACGCCTAAATTAAAATCACTTGAAACCAGTTACAATAATCTGTCTACCATCAATTTAAGTCAAAGTCCGATCTTAAATTATCTGAGAATGTTCAACAATCAGCTCACCACCATTGATCTCTCGGCTGTTCCTTTACTACAGACGCTTTTTCTGAATAACAACCAACTTACTTCTCTTGATATAAGCCATAATACTATCCTGAATTCAATCAATGTTCCTAATAATAATTTACAGAGTCTGTTCATAAAAAACGGCAGACTCACGATTGGAAATTATCAAAACAACCCCAATTTAAGCTATATTTGTTGTGATGATTCAGAAATAAATAGTATCATCAGCCAAAATGCGACATACGGATATAATAATGTAACGGTGAATTCTTATTGTTCATTCACTCCTGGCGGTACTTTTTATACTATCAAAGGCCATACGAAATTTGATATTAATGGAAACGGCTGCGATCCGGCAGATTTAAATAAAGCATTCCAGAAATTTAATATTGCCGGAGGCGGAACTACCGGAAGTATTATTGGGGATCACTCCGGGGACTACTCTATTCCGGTACCGGCTGGATTGCATACTCTGACGCCAGTTCTTGAAAACCCAGCCTACTTCAGTATTTCACCAACATCTTCAACAGCCAATTTCCCGGCACAGGCAAGCCCTTTAATCGGGAATTTCTGTATATCAAGCAATGGTTCACATCCTGATCTTGAAATGGTAATCATTCCGTTGAATTCTGCGGTACCAGGGTTTAATTCAGATTATAAAATCGTTTTCAAAAATAAGGGCACAACCATGCAGTCCGGAACAGTTGTATTTAATTTTAATGATAGTTTAATGGATTTTATTAATGCTTCAACATCTCCTTCTTCACAATCAACGGGCGTTTTAAGCTGGAATTTCACCAACCTTCTTCCATTTGAAACAAGAGAGATCAAAGCTAAGTTTGAATTGAATACTCCGACCGATATCCCACCTGTAAACGATGGTGATATTCTGCATTATACTGCCCAGATCAATGGGTCTCCTGATGATACACCAGCCGATAATATCTTTACCCTGAACCAAACAGTGATAAATTCTCTGGACCCGAATGATAAAACCTGTCTTGAAGGCACAATGATCGCACAGGGCCAAGTGGGAGATTACATTCATTACCTTATCCGGTTTGAAAATAACGGTACGGCCAATGCAAGGAATATTGTTATAAAAGATGAGATAGATGCTGAGAAATTTGACATTTCTACCTTGATTCCATTAAGTGGAAGCCACAGTTTTATAACAAGAATGACCGGAACGAACAAGGTCGAATTTATTTTCGAAAATATACAGCTTCCGTTTGATGATGCCAACAATGACGGATATATTTCTTTCAAGATCAAAACAAAATCTACTTTGACCATAGGTGATGTGTTCAGTAATACCGCAAACATCTATTTTGATTATAATGCACCAATTATCACAAATACTTATACCACTACTGTTCGTGGCGTATTGGCTACAGCAGAAATCAAAACAGGCAAAGAAAATGTAAGTATTTACCCGAATCCGGTACAGGATGTTCTTTACATCAAATCCAATGATGAAATTGTGAAAGCCGAGGTGTATGATGCTGCAGGAAGAATTTTGATCACGACAAGTGTAAAAGGTAATACTATAAATGTTTCTGAACTGGCGAAAGGAAATTATATTATTAAACTGTTTACCAAAGACAAAACGATGGTTCAGAAGTTTATCAAAATTTAA
- a CDS encoding T9SS type A sorting domain-containing protein, which produces MKKIYFIICIMILSLFQAQIVNIPDANFKSLLVANMPYLAKDLIGNNTIIDTNHDGEIQLSEAANISKLRFDLYDMPNYSSNFNNVVSISGIKSFTNLTDLYIDSFPLLQTIDLSNSTALYKLDLSRCYVLSSVNLQGCSQLYDLDIFFSNIPSIDLSGLTNLYEVDMTQCQLANLSLNNNTNLSNLALTSNKLQTLPLGQTPNLKFLSIAGNQFITLNFSSFPKLETLNCTYNKFISIDLSQNTDLKTFGCDVNPNLKSLFIKNGINNFTQNNNSTFSSTPNLVYICADDSEISNVNALLTSTTSCVVNSYCSFTPGGTFYTISGNTKFDSNSNGCDVNDLNKAFQKFNITSGSISGSITANSSGNYSIPVQAGAHTISPVLENPTYFNISPTSLTANFPAQTSPLTQNFCMTANGNHPDLEIVIIPTDIAVPGFDADYKIVFKNKGTGAQSGNVVFSFNDDLMNFVSATTVPNSQSTGVLNWNFTNLLPFESREIKAKFTLNTSTQNPSLNMGDVLHYTTQINGVVDETPADNTFTLNQTVVNSFDPNDKTCLEGVSIAQAQVGDYVHYLIRFENNGTANAKNIVVKDDIDTSKFDLSTLIPLSGSHSFVTKISGTNTAEFIFENIQLPFDDANNDGYISFKIKTKSTLAAGNSFSNTARIYFDYNAPIVTNTYTTSVQTVLATSEMNTSKNDFNIYPNPVKDILYIQSKDEIIKAEIYDAAGRLLNTTGVKNNAVNVSDLAKGNYIIKVSTKNKTLTLKFIKA; this is translated from the coding sequence ATGAAAAAAATCTACTTCATCATTTGTATAATGATCCTTTCTTTATTTCAGGCACAGATTGTGAATATTCCTGATGCGAATTTTAAAAGCTTACTGGTCGCTAATATGCCTTATCTGGCCAAAGACCTCATTGGTAATAATACGATTATTGACACCAACCATGATGGCGAAATTCAATTATCTGAAGCTGCCAATATCAGTAAACTACGTTTTGATTTATATGATATGCCCAATTATTCCTCCAATTTTAATAATGTAGTTTCAATATCGGGTATAAAAAGTTTCACCAATCTTACGGACCTTTATATTGATAGTTTCCCTTTATTACAGACTATCGACCTGAGTAATAGTACAGCCTTGTATAAACTTGATCTCAGCAGATGCTATGTTTTATCATCCGTAAATCTTCAGGGTTGCAGCCAGTTATATGATCTGGATATCTTTTTCAGCAATATACCGTCCATTGATCTATCGGGGCTGACCAATTTATATGAAGTGGATATGACGCAGTGTCAACTTGCTAATTTATCTTTAAATAATAATACGAATCTCAGCAACCTGGCTTTAACGTCCAATAAGCTGCAAACCCTGCCTTTAGGACAGACACCTAATCTAAAATTTCTGAGTATTGCAGGTAATCAATTTATAACACTCAATTTCAGTTCTTTTCCAAAACTTGAAACACTGAACTGTACTTACAACAAGTTTATAAGTATCGATTTATCCCAGAATACAGATTTGAAAACTTTTGGCTGTGACGTGAATCCTAATCTTAAGTCGTTGTTTATTAAAAACGGCATCAATAACTTTACACAAAATAATAATTCTACTTTTTCAAGCACACCCAATCTTGTATATATCTGTGCAGATGATTCCGAAATTTCCAACGTCAATGCTTTACTGACTTCTACCACTTCATGTGTTGTGAATTCATACTGTTCGTTTACTCCGGGTGGAACTTTTTATACGATCTCAGGAAACACAAAATTTGACAGTAACAGTAATGGTTGTGATGTGAATGATCTCAACAAGGCATTCCAAAAATTCAATATTACCAGCGGAAGTATTTCAGGAAGTATAACGGCTAACAGTTCAGGAAATTACTCAATTCCAGTACAAGCCGGAGCCCATACCATCAGCCCGGTTCTTGAAAATCCGACTTATTTTAATATCTCGCCAACAAGTTTAACTGCTAATTTTCCTGCGCAAACAAGTCCGCTAACACAGAATTTCTGTATGACAGCCAATGGCAATCATCCGGATCTTGAGATTGTAATCATCCCGACAGATATTGCTGTTCCGGGGTTTGATGCAGATTATAAAATTGTTTTCAAAAATAAAGGAACTGGAGCGCAGTCAGGAAATGTGGTATTCAGTTTCAATGATGACCTGATGAATTTTGTAAGTGCAACTACAGTTCCCAATTCTCAATCTACGGGAGTTTTAAACTGGAATTTCACGAATCTTCTTCCTTTTGAATCGAGAGAAATCAAAGCTAAGTTTACTTTGAATACATCAACGCAGAACCCTTCATTAAATATGGGTGATGTGCTTCACTACACAACCCAGATCAACGGGGTTGTGGATGAAACTCCTGCAGATAACACGTTTACCTTGAATCAAACGGTTGTAAATTCTTTTGATCCGAATGATAAAACCTGTCTGGAAGGCGTATCCATTGCACAGGCTCAGGTTGGAGATTATGTTCATTATCTGATCAGATTCGAAAACAACGGTACTGCCAATGCAAAAAATATTGTTGTAAAAGATGATATTGATACATCCAAATTTGATTTATCTACGTTGATTCCATTAAGCGGAAGTCATAGCTTTGTTACCAAAATTTCGGGAACCAATACGGCAGAATTTATTTTTGAAAACATTCAGCTTCCTTTTGATGATGCCAACAACGATGGCTATATTTCATTCAAAATAAAGACGAAATCTACTTTAGCAGCTGGAAACAGCTTCAGCAATACAGCCAGAATTTATTTTGACTATAATGCTCCGATCGTCACCAATACGTATACCACTTCAGTACAAACCGTACTGGCAACATCTGAAATGAATACCAGTAAAAATGATTTCAATATTTATCCTAATCCTGTAAAAGATATTCTTTATATCCAATCAAAGGATGAAATCATTAAAGCTGAAATTTACGATGCAGCCGGAAGACTCTTGAATACGACCGGAGTAAAAAACAATGCTGTGAATGTTTCTGATTTGGCGAAAGGAAATTACATCATCAAAGTTTCTACAAAAAACAAAACACTGACGCTTAAATTTATTAAAGCATAA